In Rubrivirga marina, the following are encoded in one genomic region:
- a CDS encoding S1C family serine protease — translation MRYALVLALALAGCQQEAHSQQATDGPLSVESPLADGAGALERLDGQIATSRRTAITRAVEAASPAVVSVNVIAVRNVVQRANPMLEWFYGQRLPGRTIQQRIQGLGSGFIISPDGYIVTNDHVVSNGGVAVESTEITIAFPDGTQMQAELVGTDPETDIALLKVEPDASLPYLAFEEQEDAVVGEWAIALGNPFGLFEAAEPTVTVGVVSAVGRDFPAQQGRIFRDMIQTDAAINRGNSGGPLVNALGRVIGVNTVIYSQTGGSDGIGFSVPAWRVRQVVAELRETGSVDRSFYTGLSIRPVSARLAQQLGLSEAEGLVVTSIESDSPAEQAGLLPRDVIVTIDGEAVASNEAVRDRLVDRRAGDTIRLGVVRRGRAINVPLRLAEVQ, via the coding sequence ATGCGATACGCTCTCGTCCTCGCGCTGGCCCTCGCCGGGTGCCAGCAGGAAGCGCACTCCCAGCAGGCCACCGACGGCCCGCTCTCCGTCGAGTCGCCCCTCGCCGATGGGGCGGGCGCGCTCGAGCGGCTCGACGGCCAAATCGCCACGAGCCGGCGGACGGCCATCACGCGGGCCGTCGAGGCCGCCAGCCCGGCCGTCGTGTCGGTCAACGTGATCGCGGTCCGGAACGTAGTCCAGCGCGCCAACCCCATGCTCGAGTGGTTCTACGGCCAGCGGCTCCCCGGGCGCACGATCCAGCAGCGCATCCAGGGCCTCGGCTCCGGGTTCATCATCTCGCCCGACGGCTACATCGTGACCAACGACCACGTGGTCTCGAACGGCGGCGTCGCAGTCGAGTCGACCGAGATCACGATCGCGTTCCCGGACGGCACCCAGATGCAGGCCGAGTTGGTCGGGACCGACCCCGAGACCGACATCGCGCTCCTCAAGGTCGAGCCCGACGCGTCGCTCCCGTACCTCGCCTTCGAGGAGCAGGAGGACGCCGTCGTCGGGGAGTGGGCGATCGCGCTGGGCAACCCGTTCGGGCTGTTCGAGGCCGCCGAGCCGACGGTCACGGTCGGCGTCGTGAGCGCGGTCGGGCGCGACTTCCCGGCGCAGCAGGGGCGCATCTTCCGCGACATGATCCAGACCGACGCGGCCATCAACCGCGGCAACTCGGGCGGGCCGCTCGTCAACGCGCTCGGCCGCGTGATCGGCGTCAACACGGTGATCTACTCGCAAACGGGCGGCTCGGACGGGATCGGATTCTCCGTGCCGGCGTGGCGCGTCCGGCAGGTCGTCGCCGAGCTCCGCGAGACGGGCTCCGTCGACCGCTCGTTCTACACGGGCCTGAGCATCCGGCCGGTCAGCGCGCGGCTGGCGCAGCAGCTCGGGCTGAGCGAGGCCGAGGGCCTCGTCGTGACGTCGATCGAGTCGGACAGCCCGGCCGAGCAGGCGGGCCTCCTGCCCCGCGACGTCATCGTGACGATCGACGGCGAGGCCGTGGCCTCGAACGAGGCCGTCCGCGACCGGCTCGTCGACCGCCGCGCCGGCGACACGATCCGCCTCGGCGTCGTCCGCCGCGGGCGCGCGATCAACGTGCCGCTCCGGCTCGCCGAGGTGCAATGA
- a CDS encoding YndJ family transporter: MPALSQRLARLAFAGMLGWLALLFLPLATAPGPAEEAGHLLLLAPLVLVPLYLTASVPASFEPAPRSLDVASWLLLPGMLGAAGSLLVPVGLVAGLLAAPWLLAAAAVAVWSVRRGLRLWREGALDAAEAALVLGWATLPGGALWLVLARSGAPTDYTGLIVLLTAVHFHYAGCLVLVWAGLLGRTLPASLRGLHRVLGVGLAVGFWGVAAGIALIRGPAGGSTVETVAVVVLAASAIGAGGLGLVRAGRIEDRMAGLMIAVSGGVLILAMGFALWFHLGARVGADAPDVAQMVSRHGWLNAFFGLWGALGWRRLRPRPAAAVR; this comes from the coding sequence GTGCCCGCCCTCTCCCAGCGCCTCGCCCGTCTCGCGTTCGCCGGCATGCTCGGTTGGCTGGCCCTCCTGTTCCTGCCGCTGGCGACCGCCCCGGGGCCGGCCGAGGAGGCCGGTCATCTCCTGCTGCTCGCGCCGCTCGTCCTCGTCCCGCTCTACCTCACCGCGAGCGTGCCGGCCTCGTTCGAGCCCGCGCCGCGGTCGCTCGACGTGGCGTCGTGGCTCCTGCTTCCGGGCATGCTCGGCGCCGCGGGGTCGCTCCTCGTCCCCGTCGGACTCGTCGCCGGGCTGCTCGCCGCGCCGTGGCTCCTCGCGGCCGCCGCCGTCGCCGTCTGGTCGGTCCGCCGCGGCCTCCGGCTCTGGCGCGAGGGCGCCCTCGACGCCGCCGAGGCAGCCCTGGTGCTGGGCTGGGCGACGCTCCCGGGCGGCGCCCTCTGGCTGGTCCTCGCTCGCTCCGGCGCGCCGACGGACTACACCGGGCTCATCGTGCTCCTGACGGCCGTCCATTTCCACTACGCCGGCTGCCTCGTGCTCGTCTGGGCCGGCCTCCTGGGGCGGACGCTGCCGGCATCGCTCCGTGGGCTCCACCGCGTCCTGGGCGTCGGGCTCGCCGTCGGATTCTGGGGCGTCGCTGCGGGGATCGCGCTCATTCGAGGGCCGGCGGGCGGGTCGACCGTCGAGACCGTCGCCGTCGTGGTCCTGGCCGCCTCGGCGATCGGGGCGGGCGGGCTGGGGCTGGTGCGGGCCGGCCGGATCGAGGACCGGATGGCCGGGCTGATGATCGCCGTCTCCGGCGGCGTGCTGATCCTCGCGATGGGGTTCGCCCTGTGGTTCCACCTCGGGGCACGGGTCGGCGCGGACGCGCCCGACGTGGCCCAGATGGTGAGCCGCCACGGGTGGCTCAACGCCTTCTTCGGCCTCTGGGGCGCCCTCGGCTGGCGCCGCCTCCGGCCGAGACCCGCCGCCGCGGTGCGGTAG
- a CDS encoding NF038122 family metalloprotease: MSLTHRLAALVALLVLALPARAQDALPAHAGIHVLTVGPDGALACDEATEAQVAALHAAARTTGQSVRLTALPSLNAEGISDFRIILRATDQLLDRPQALLAFRRSAARWERILQSPVTTVIDVDFGPERFGTPYASNVLGSTNSALLFAGTFSGTTDMVTRLKARTGDPQLQALYDAIPTPTPSTSNLGTLNRGIGGLIPLQVLGYEDAVTPANAPFNSVPSIGFNDAFPYDFDPTDGIDSDKTDFEGVALHEIGHALGFTSAIGISSNNAADNPLFTPWDLFRVRPEAVEPGESLTDGAGFETAERVVTPGPPNTEVLVIENGTTYYEPVQVFFDGFEEYEVSTATGARQGGDGQQASHWRDDRLRPPSLGVDRKVGIMDPNIGRGEFDEISEADIRVLEVIGYAVDYDPAVATVALSVGGQAIDDRFLVEEPIPLGDVDAGAPIDIPLVIGNEDDATPLDFRVETEITTLFPAAAGATVSASAASGTVAPGGSATLQLRLAGASQAIVEGVVRVISNDDDRAVIEVPIAFTVGGAVAPSLTVGDVPSSLGDLGDDEVRTVTVPISNAGTFDLQYRVVTTLVTRAFEFPDTSPLGTETRTAATVFSADFEGADPLAGFSYPRKAAPDRWQTRTTNAAALPGHSTPTALYYGNLNAGLEEYANNSFGQIRTPPIDLSGVSPDSRVTLSFATYLNAEAGFDFATVLVSFDGGASFEEIASSDGGVLRNTPDGWETVTVEVPGIAGFPLPIYFAFRFDSDSDVTGDGWYLDDIVVDAEPGLAPLYVAPLAGTLPGNGSVSLELTADAGLLDVGFYRGSFELLTDQPGDDPDPFVFDFSVGGAELPRVVSDDPAPLVALESGTESVISLDFRNGGDATLSYVRVLEPATSRFEAGGRHSLERRAFDGLAPAGTAPVETAAPRDPDAARTAPLGDDDVLGAVAFGSTELLYDLAQLPDGTVVAVDGSRGAALTTIYTLPRDLSAPPDQFRSTAIDASVTGIAYNPQTASLWIALFEEVRLMEIELTGGDIVPTGRTVDLDFTPFGMDYSPALGAFVIGSYDTEAVLAVTVDGELLTGYPSFVLGREIDTATSRPGLSFYEGLLETTGEEDVLLARDQFGADFGGAGGAFSNAVLNGSPGVFGLLRDRLDPNGSFFVTTIPIATDGVQARLVRIDPPDLPANVGTILDAAEPIFADRSIGPREPFDVVLTIDGRDVGPGELTDELAFLTNNPANPVVRVPITVSVSPVAGEPGAEGAFAFAGVHPNPAGGDARVRFALAGAADVTVDVYDTLGRRVAVLAEGVPLAAGPHALTFPASTLAPGVYVVRVTAGTDAASRTVTVVR; encoded by the coding sequence ATGTCCTTGACCCATCGCCTGGCGGCGCTCGTCGCCCTCCTCGTCCTCGCCCTCCCCGCGCGGGCGCAGGACGCGCTCCCGGCCCACGCGGGCATCCACGTGCTGACCGTCGGGCCCGACGGCGCGCTCGCCTGCGACGAGGCCACCGAGGCCCAGGTCGCGGCGCTCCACGCCGCCGCGCGGACGACGGGCCAGAGCGTCCGCCTGACGGCGCTCCCGTCGCTCAACGCCGAGGGCATCTCGGACTTCCGGATCATCCTCCGGGCCACGGACCAGCTCCTCGACCGGCCCCAGGCGCTCCTCGCCTTCCGTCGCTCGGCGGCCCGGTGGGAGCGGATCCTCCAGAGCCCCGTCACGACCGTGATCGACGTGGACTTCGGGCCCGAGCGGTTCGGGACGCCGTACGCCTCGAACGTCCTCGGCTCGACGAACTCGGCCCTCCTCTTCGCCGGCACGTTCTCCGGCACGACCGACATGGTCACCCGGCTGAAGGCCCGGACCGGCGACCCCCAGCTCCAGGCGCTCTACGACGCCATCCCGACGCCGACGCCCTCGACGAGCAACCTCGGCACCCTCAACCGTGGGATCGGCGGGCTCATCCCGCTCCAGGTCCTGGGCTACGAGGACGCCGTGACGCCCGCCAACGCGCCGTTCAACTCGGTCCCCTCGATCGGCTTCAACGACGCGTTCCCCTACGACTTCGACCCGACGGACGGGATCGACTCGGACAAGACGGACTTCGAGGGCGTCGCGCTGCACGAGATCGGCCACGCCCTCGGGTTCACGTCGGCCATCGGGATCTCGTCGAACAACGCGGCCGACAACCCCCTCTTCACGCCGTGGGACCTGTTCCGCGTCCGCCCCGAGGCCGTCGAGCCCGGCGAGAGCCTGACCGACGGGGCCGGCTTCGAGACGGCCGAGCGCGTCGTGACGCCGGGCCCGCCGAACACCGAGGTCCTCGTGATCGAGAACGGGACGACGTACTACGAGCCCGTCCAGGTCTTCTTCGACGGGTTCGAGGAGTACGAGGTCTCGACGGCGACGGGCGCCCGCCAGGGCGGCGACGGCCAGCAGGCCTCCCACTGGCGCGACGACCGGCTCCGCCCGCCGTCGCTCGGGGTCGATCGGAAGGTCGGCATCATGGACCCGAACATCGGGCGCGGTGAGTTCGACGAGATCTCCGAGGCCGACATCCGCGTGCTCGAGGTGATCGGCTACGCCGTCGACTACGACCCGGCCGTCGCGACGGTCGCCCTCAGCGTCGGCGGGCAGGCCATCGACGACCGGTTCTTGGTCGAGGAGCCGATCCCCCTCGGCGACGTCGACGCGGGCGCCCCCATCGACATCCCGCTCGTGATCGGGAACGAGGACGACGCGACGCCGCTCGACTTCCGGGTCGAGACGGAGATCACGACGCTCTTCCCGGCGGCGGCGGGCGCGACCGTCTCCGCCTCGGCGGCCTCGGGGACCGTCGCGCCGGGCGGCTCGGCGACGCTCCAGCTCCGCCTCGCCGGCGCCTCGCAGGCCATCGTCGAGGGCGTCGTCCGCGTGATCTCGAACGACGACGACCGGGCCGTCATCGAGGTGCCCATCGCGTTCACCGTCGGCGGGGCCGTGGCGCCGTCGCTCACCGTCGGCGACGTGCCGTCGTCGCTCGGCGACCTCGGCGACGACGAGGTCCGGACGGTGACCGTCCCGATCTCGAACGCCGGCACGTTCGACCTCCAGTACCGCGTCGTGACGACGCTCGTGACGCGGGCCTTCGAGTTCCCCGACACCTCGCCGCTGGGCACCGAGACCCGGACCGCCGCGACCGTCTTCTCGGCCGACTTCGAGGGCGCGGACCCGCTCGCCGGCTTCAGCTACCCCCGGAAGGCGGCCCCGGACCGCTGGCAGACGCGGACCACGAACGCCGCCGCGCTCCCCGGCCACTCGACCCCGACGGCCCTCTACTACGGCAACCTCAACGCCGGGCTCGAGGAGTACGCGAACAACTCGTTCGGCCAGATCCGCACGCCGCCCATCGACCTGAGCGGCGTGAGCCCGGACAGCCGCGTGACGCTCTCGTTCGCGACATACCTCAACGCCGAGGCCGGCTTCGACTTCGCCACGGTCCTCGTGTCGTTCGACGGCGGCGCCTCGTTCGAGGAGATCGCGAGCTCCGACGGCGGCGTCCTCCGCAACACGCCCGACGGCTGGGAGACCGTGACCGTCGAGGTCCCCGGCATCGCCGGCTTCCCGCTCCCGATCTACTTCGCGTTCCGGTTCGACAGCGACTCCGACGTGACGGGCGACGGGTGGTACCTCGATGACATCGTGGTCGACGCCGAGCCCGGCCTGGCGCCGCTCTACGTGGCCCCCCTCGCGGGCACGCTCCCGGGCAACGGGTCGGTCTCGCTCGAGCTCACGGCCGACGCCGGCCTCCTCGACGTGGGGTTCTACCGCGGGAGCTTCGAGCTCCTCACCGACCAGCCCGGCGACGACCCGGACCCGTTCGTGTTCGACTTCTCGGTCGGCGGGGCCGAGCTCCCGCGCGTCGTCTCCGACGACCCGGCGCCGCTCGTGGCGCTCGAGTCTGGGACCGAATCCGTGATCTCGCTCGACTTCCGCAACGGCGGCGACGCGACGCTCTCGTACGTCCGCGTGCTGGAGCCGGCGACGAGCCGGTTCGAGGCCGGCGGGCGGCACTCGCTCGAACGCCGGGCCTTCGACGGGCTCGCCCCGGCGGGCACGGCGCCCGTCGAGACCGCCGCTCCGCGCGACCCAGACGCCGCTCGGACCGCCCCGCTCGGCGACGACGACGTGCTCGGGGCCGTCGCGTTCGGCTCGACGGAGCTCCTCTACGACCTGGCCCAGCTCCCCGACGGCACGGTCGTCGCGGTCGACGGCTCGCGGGGCGCCGCGCTGACGACCATCTACACGCTCCCGCGCGACCTCTCGGCCCCGCCCGACCAGTTCCGCTCGACGGCCATCGACGCGAGCGTCACCGGCATCGCGTACAACCCGCAGACGGCGTCGCTCTGGATCGCCCTGTTTGAAGAGGTCCGGCTGATGGAGATCGAACTGACCGGCGGCGACATCGTCCCGACCGGCCGCACGGTCGACCTCGACTTCACGCCGTTCGGGATGGACTACAGCCCGGCGCTCGGGGCCTTCGTCATCGGGTCGTACGACACTGAGGCGGTGCTGGCCGTCACGGTCGACGGCGAGCTCCTGACCGGCTACCCCTCGTTCGTCCTCGGCCGGGAGATCGACACGGCGACCTCGCGCCCGGGCCTCTCGTTCTACGAAGGGCTCCTCGAGACGACGGGCGAAGAGGATGTCCTCCTCGCGCGCGACCAGTTCGGCGCCGACTTCGGCGGCGCGGGCGGCGCGTTCTCGAACGCGGTCCTCAACGGGTCGCCCGGCGTGTTCGGTCTGCTCCGCGACCGGCTCGACCCGAACGGCTCGTTCTTCGTCACGACGATCCCGATCGCCACGGACGGCGTCCAGGCCCGGCTCGTGCGGATCGACCCGCCGGACCTCCCGGCGAACGTCGGCACGATCCTCGACGCGGCGGAGCCCATCTTCGCCGACCGCTCGATCGGCCCGCGCGAGCCGTTCGACGTGGTCCTCACGATCGACGGCCGCGACGTCGGGCCGGGCGAGCTCACCGACGAGCTGGCGTTCCTGACCAACAACCCGGCGAACCCGGTCGTCCGCGTGCCGATCACGGTGAGCGTGTCGCCGGTCGCGGGCGAGCCCGGCGCCGAGGGCGCGTTCGCGTTCGCGGGCGTCCACCCGAACCCGGCCGGCGGCGACGCCCGCGTCCGGTTCGCGCTGGCCGGCGCCGCCGACGTGACGGTCGACGTGTACGACACGCTCGGCCGCCGCGTGGCCGTCCTCGCCGAGGGCGTGCCGCTCGCGGCCGGCCCGCACGCCCTGACCTTCCCCGCCTCGACGCTCGCGCCGGGCGTCTACGTCGTCCGCGTGACGGCCGGCACGGATGCCGCGTCACGGACGGTCACGGTCGTCCGCTAA